The genomic interval TTACACTTTTCAAAAATACCTTACATGTAAGAGGCTTCACACCCAAAACCAATCTGTTGACCTATAAAACGATGGCGGGATTTGTGGGCATTTTGTTCATTAAAGCGTTGGAGCGTTCATTTTGGCTTGAAAAAGCGATGCAACTTCGTGGTTTTTGTGGTGAAGTCTATACGTTAGAGGCGCATCAAGACTTTAGCACATACGATCGTTTGCTTGCGTTTATCACGATTTTATCACGATTTTATCGCTACTTTGGCGACAAGGAGCCCTTTTATGAGCTGTTCGGTTAATATCAAAAACCTCTCCACCTCGCGCGATGGTGTGCGTTTGTATGAAAACGTGACACTCGATGTCTCGCACAAAGAGAAGATCGCCATTATTGGGCCTAATGGGTGTGGTAAAACAACGCTTTTAGAGATCATTGCGGGACTTCGACCTTTGGAAGAGGGCACATTAGAACTCTTTCACCAACCGATGCGCTCTTTGGATGAGTTTAAAAGCATGCGTCATCTCATCGGCTACCTGTTTCAAGACTCGGACAATCAGTTTTTAGCCCCCGTGGTGGAAGACGATGTCGCCTTTAGCCTATTAGCCAGTGGTGTTTCCAAAGAAGAGGCAAGGCTCAAAACGGCGATGATGCTCCAAGACTTGGGCATTTCGCATTTAGCGAAAAAGATCGTCTACCATCTCTCAGGCGGAGAGAAAAAATTGGTTGCACTGGCAGGCGTTTTGATTATGGAACCCAAACTGATGCTTTTGGATGAACCCACCAATGGGCTCGATCAAGCGATGCAACTGCGTTTGATTGATATTTTAGGGCGCATTGATAAGAGTATTATTATTGTTTCGCATCATAAAGAATTTATAGAATTGGTGGTTGAAAAGATTTATGAGATAACGCCCAATGGGCTAAGCTGTTCGGTCAATCTTAAAAATGAGAGTAACCACCACCACGACCATGGCGATCACCCTCATTCACATTAGAGTTAAAACGTTAAAAGAGGCTCTTTACCAGATGAGAGTTTAACCGCTTCTTTGATGGCATTGATGTAGCTTAAGCACGAAGGATTTCCCTCTTTGTAAGCGATGTCAAAGGCGGTTCCATGATCCACCGATGTTCGCACGACGCCTGCATTGAGGCTGACATTGATGCTTTCGTCAAAATAGAGCGTTTTTAAAGGAATCAGACCTTGATCGTGGTACATACAGACAAAATAGGTAAAATTCTCACGATTGTTTTTTGAAAAAGCAATGTCAGGCACGAGGGGTCCCACAAACACTTCACGCTCTAAAAAGTGATTGACTTTTAAGATCGCTTTTTCGATCTCCGCGTCTTCATCTCCAATCACACCATGATCGCCTGCGTGGGGATTAAGCCCTAAAACAGCGATACGCTCGGCGCCTAATTCTTCATAGACTTTGAGCAAAAAAGGTTTGAGTTTTTTGGCTTTAATCTCATGCGGTACATCGCGCAGTGGAATGTGGTGCGTGTACAAAATGGTAAACATCTCCTCACATCCGAGCATCATAATCGCTTCGCAGCCCAAAAGATCACTGAGGGCGTCTGTATGCCCTTTGTATTCCAGTCCTGCCATCGCCCATGATTCTTTGTTGATCGGAAGGGTCACGATACCACTCACTTCATTGCTTTTCGCGAGTGCGACTGCGGTGATAAACGAGTCATAGGAACTCTCACCGGCTTCTGCACTACACACACCTGGTTCTATCTCAAAAACTTTCCCACAGTCACGTATCTCAAAATCACTGGGGACATCCAACCCTAAAAGCGCGGCGCCCCAGCCTAGCATATTTTCATTGATGCAGTAGAGAGGATAGCAGTGTTTTTTCACCTCGTTGTGTGAGCGCAAGGCAATTTCTAAGCCAATACCGTTTAAATCACCAATACTGATGGCTATTTTTTTCATCTCATTAATCCTAACATCTCTTTGACTGCTTGCTCAAAGCCCACAAAAACAGCGCGCGCAATGATGCTTTGACCAATGTTGAGCTCGCTAATCTCGTTGATCTCTAAAATGCGTTTCACATTTTGATAATTAAGTCCATGACCTGCTGCTACTTTGAGCCCCAATTGGTGTGCTAGTTTAGAGGCGCGTTCCAGCTCATGCGTTGCTTCAAGCAGTTTTACATGTAAAGATTCGCGGTCTAATTCAAGCGCTTTAATACTGTGGCGTGAACGTGAAAGATTGGAGTAGAGCATCGCGTAAATATTGGCGTAAGAGCCTGTATGAAGCTCGATCCATTCGGCTTGGATCTCTTTTGCCGCTTCGATCATTGCGTTAGTGGGGTCAATAAAAAGTGAAAGCTCGATCTGCTCTTTTTTTAGCCTTTGCGCAATTGCTTTAATGACCTCTTTGTTTTTCACCACATCAAGGCCGCCCTCTGTCGTCACCTCTTCACGTTTTTCAGGCACTAAGGTCGCACGATGAGGACGCAGTTCTATCACTTTTTCGATGATTTCCGGGGTAATCGAACACTCCAAATTGATAGGTAGCTGGGAAGTTTCAATGATTTTTTTCGCATCATCATCGTTAATATGACGGCGATCTTCTCGTAAATGAATCGTGATTTGATCCGCACCTGCGCGTTTGACTAAAGAGATGGCGTCCAATGGATCAGGATCATTAATCTTTCGCGCTTCTCTTAGCACTGCAATATGATCGATATTTACGCCTAGAAGCATCATTGTATCCTTCGTTTTTTAGGGATTATTATAGCCAAAATATGATTTCTAAAAAATTTCAATGGCTATTAGGAATATGAATCCGTGTGTTATCTAAAATGCCGTACTCAAAATCAGGGTGACAGGCAAAACAGTTTGAAGCATCTTTTACATGTAAAGAGTGATAGATATTTTTATCGATGCTTTTGTGTGTTTCTCTCCAATAAGGAACCTTGCTCATCGAAATAGGGCGCATTTCGCCCAAAGATTCGAGTGTTTTAAAGGAAACTTTGTGCGATGAACTCTCCGCGCTGTGGCTTAAAAGGTACGCTTTGATGCTCATCTGCTCGCTTTTGGTGATGTTATTTTCTCTAATTTGCTCGCCAAAATGGTTATCCAGTCCTTCCATAAGACGCACCCATGAGTCGTGCGGTAACATAAAGGGAGGATAGAGTTTATGGCAGGTGCTACATTTTTCAAAAAAGGCAGGATTTTCTGCTTGAAAATCGCGCTTCTCAAACCTGCTTTGTGTCAAAAATGTCTCGTTAGAACATGCCACGTTATACAGCGTCACCATCGATAACCCAATCACCGCGTAGGCAAAAAGATGGCGCACCATCGAAACACGCGCATCGTTACCTTCTGCTTTTTTATAACCCGTGATCATCGCAAAAAGCATGTGCGTTTTATGGTAAAACTGTTCAATTAAAACACCCACAATGTGAATCAATGCCCAGATAAAAAGCAGGTACGAGAGCACTTCATGGAGACTCAAAAGGATGGATGAAAACTGAAAATAGTGCTCATTGAGCTCTTTAAAAATTCCACTACCTTCTTGGATTCCTTGCAAAAGTAGCCCACTGAGAACGATCCAACTTCCCAAGCCTAAAACAATCAACGTAAACCAACTCGAAGCGGCATTGTGCCCTGCATGAATTTTGCGCCATCTGTTTTGAACTTTCTGGACAAAATATTCTTGAAGCTCTTTGGGGCTTAATGTAAACGTTTTAAACGTGGCATAATTGGGTCCAACAAATCCCCAAATGAGTCGAAAAAGTAACACAATGCCAAAAATAAGACCGAAGGCTAAATGCCATCTAAAAAGATAATGGAAAAATGAGGTACCAAAGGAGAGGAGAAAGGATGTTGCCATAATCCAATGAATAATGCGTGTACACAAAGGCCATACAAAAACTTCATGAATTCTTTTGTTCATTCGTAACTTTCAGATGTTTTTTGATGCGTTGAAACACCAAAAAACATCATACTCAAATTTTTATTTGAGCCCATTAAAGCTATTGTGAATGTAATTCGCCATCATTTTAATGTCGTAGTCATACCCTTTTTCAGCCAATTTTTTCATGTTATGTTCCATAACATCGTGCTCGGTAGCAGTGGATTGCCCAAGACCGCCGTTTTTAATGTCAAAGAGTGACATCTCAAGTTCTTGAACACTCTGTTTGGTCAGAGCAGGTCCTTTTTTCTCAGCAACTCCTTCACCTTTTGGCCCATGACAGTGCAAACATGTCTCTTTATACACTTGATCTGGCGTGTATTTGTACTTCATAACATCCGATTTTGGTTTATCACCACATCCACTTAAAACAACCAAGGCAATGAGTGAGAGTGCTAAATTCATTTTTTTCATGCGTTTTTCCTTATTATGTATCATCATCAAAACTAGGCTCTACCAGAGAGCATGCCATAAATTGTCATAGGTTTGAGGGCATAAACTTTAAGCAGCCACCATATCCAGCGCTCTTGGGTTGGATCAAGAGGGAAAGAAGGAGCGGGTTTGGCTGTCCAGTTAAACTCAAGCAGTGCCACGGTTCCAATACTCGTGATCAACGGACACACGGTGTAGCCATCATACGCAGCAGGAAGTTTTTCTTGTTTTTCCATCACAGCAATCAAGTTTTCGGCCACGACATTGTATTGTTTACGCGCACTTCCGCCCGTTTTTCCCATAGGAACAGCGGCAACATCTCCCAATGCAAAAATATTTTTGTAGGTAACGTGTTGCAAAGTCTCTTTCACAACAGGAATCCAGCCTTTGCTAGAACCAACCGGTGATTTACCAACAAAATCAGGAGCTTTTTGAGGAGGCGTGATGTGGATAAAATCGTATTTTTTCTCGACCAATTTGCTCATAGAGACCATCGTGTACTCTTTAAGATCTTCGTCGTATTCACCTTTTTCAAGCCATTTTTTCTCAAAGGTTGCCATTTTTTTCTCAGTATCAATCGCGACTAAATTGGTTTTAAACTCCCATTTAAAATCTCTGACTTTAAACTGTTCAAAAATGGCAGCATTGTACTCAGGCACGCCAAACATCTTATCGCCTGATGGACAAAAGGTTAATTCTACTTTATCTCGCACACCCGCTTTTTTGAGTAAATCATGCGTAATGTACATAATTTTTTTAGGGGCTCCACCGCATTTAATTGCGGTATCTGGGTCTGTAAAAATTGCTTGAAGTTTCTCTGGACCCTTATGTGCTTTGGCTTTAGCGATCAGCTCTTCAATACCTTTTTTGGTATCCACGGCGCCATCGGCAAAATAGACAGAGTAAACGCCATCTTTTCCCACTTTTTTGCGCACAACATCATTCGCACCCATGGAGGTAATTTCGCCTTCTAACCCTTTAATAGCCCCAAAATTCAGTGTTAAACCCATCGCAACGACTAAATAATCGTAACTAATCTCTGTGCCATCAGCTGTTTTGACTTTATTGTTTTGTGGATCGAAACTCACAACCGAGTCTTTAATCCACTTGACACCTTTAGGGATAAAATTCGCCGTTTCATAGGTAATGTCACTTTTTTCCCACACACCAGCTGCGATCAACGTTTGCCCAGGTTGATACGAAACGGATTGTGGATTTGGCTCGATAAGCGTAATGTCAGGGTTTGCAAGTCTGTTTGTAAGCTTTGCAGCGGTCGCAACGCCCGCAAGACCACCGCCTACGATTACAATTTTGCCCGTTGCATTCGAACTCGAAGCCTCAGCTTCGGTAGCGATTGTTGCACTTGCTATAACACTTGCAGCAATTGGAGATGCTGCCAATAACTTCATCGCATGACGGCGAGACATCCCACCTTCATGCTTTTCAATCTCAAAGAGTATCTCCTCAATGATTTTGTCTGATTTCATCGTTTTCCCATCCTTTTTGGTTGTATATTTCCCCATTCTACTTCCAACAATCTGAGGCTTTCCTTGGTTAAAAATATTATACTTGATTATTTTAGTTGTTTATAATCTTCTGAAATTGTCCTCATAATGTAATGTTATCCAAACCAAACATTAAGTTTCTTTTTCCTAAAATCTTCTATTCACTTTAGCTCAAGTAGGCATTATGTTAAAACGAGAAGTTCTTATTTTTATCGTCATTTTTCTCTTCCTATCCTTAGGAATGCACATGAACCAGTGGCTGACACATCCTTTAGTGCATTTACAGCAACTCTCCATCCACAAAATGCCCTACCATCCGCTGCTTTACACCGTAATTGTCTACCTTCTTTTAGCATTAATTCGCGCGTTTATCAACACATTTATGAAACTTTTTAGACGGAAATAGGCTGAAAATGATTGGGTGTGATTTAGGCTCCAATACCCTGCGTATTGTGGAAATAGCGTGTGAGAGCAAAACCCGTGTGAAAGCGTTTGAGCGCATTGTGCGCACGGCAAAAGATTTACATGTAACGGGTATGATCAGTGAAATTTCAAAACAGAATATTTTGAATGCTTTAGAAGAAGCTTCAAAAGTTTTTGATTTTCAACAGGAAAAATGCTTCTGCGTGACGACTGAAGCGATGCGCGTGGCGTCCAATGCCAAAGCAATTTTAGACGAAATTGAGGCACGATTTGGACTGCATTTTGAAATTATTTCAGGTGAAAGAGAAGCGCACCTAACCTCATTGGCGATTGAGCATGCGCTTAAACGTGAGGGTTTTGAGCATCAAACCTACGCCTTATTCGATCTTGGTGGCGGCTCAACGGAACTCACGTTTTGTCTTAATGGTATCAAGCAGTCTCAAAGCTTTCCTTTTGGCATTATTAACACCGCGGAGCGTTACACGCAGGACCTGGAAGCGCATGTTGCACGCATTGTAGAGTCCATTAGCCCATTTGCGCAAACACAACCCGATATTTCTTCCACTTTTTTACAATTAGTAACAACTGCAGGAACACCAACCACGGTTGCCGCTTTTTTAGAAGGGCTGGATTATGCCCATTACGATGCGAACAAAGTCAATGGAAAAATCTTACATGTAAAGGATTTTGAAGAGGCGTATCAGCGTTTAAGTTGCATGAATGAGAGCGATGCAGAGCGCTTTACAGGTACGAACCGTAGGGATTTGGTGGTTGTAGGCATTTTAATTGTCAAAGCGATGATGCGTAAACTTGGCTTTGAAAAATGTATTGTCGTTGATGATGGACTCAGAGAAGGGGTTGTTCTAGAGCAGTGTTACAATTTAGCACGATCCTAAAATACGCCTTCCAAATGAACCCTTTTTAATCTTTCTTTGCTATAATAACCCACTTTTTTTACAGAGCTTTACGGTACTTTGTAAATAATGATTGAGTCTTAGCCGACCTGTTCGGCAAGCTTTAGCGCCCAAACATCGTATAAAAATTATGTAAAGGAGAGGTCATGGAGTTAAGCGGTTCCCAAATGGTCATAGAAGCACTACGTAAGGAGAATGTCAGCGTCGTCTTTGGCTATCCTGGTGGTGCTATCATGAATGTTTACGATGAAGTTTACAAACAAAACTATTTTAAACATATTCTCACACGACACGAGCAAGCAGCCCTTCACGCAGCCGATGGCTATGCACGTGCAAGCGGAGAAGTAGGCGTTGCCTTTGTGACCAGCGGCCCTGGTTTTACCAATGCGGTTACTGGACTTGCAACGGCGTATATGGACTCAATTCCGATGGTCGTCATCAGTGGTCAAGTACCTATTAGTATGATCGGAACCGATGCGTTTCAAGAGATTGACGCGGTGGGTATTAGTCGTCCTTGTGTTAAACACAACTATTTGGTTAAAGATGTCAAAGATTTGCCACGTATTTTAAAAGAGGCGTTTTACATTGCACGAAGCGGCCGTCCAGGTCCTGTTCATGTTGATATTCCTAAAGATGTCACTGCACAGATGGGTCACTTTGCATATCCAAGTGAAATTAAGATGCAAACCTATAAACCAACTTATAAAGGTAATCCGCGTCAGATTAAAAAGGCAATTGAAGCGATTCAAGCGGCTAAACGTCCTGTTTTATACATCGGTGGTGGTGCGATCAATTCCAATGCCAGCGCAGAAGTGAGGGAATTTGCCAAACTCTGTGGCATTCCTGCTGTTGAGACGTTAATGGCACGTGGTGTTATGGGCGATGAAAACCCACTGCTTCTTGGAATGCTTGGAATGCACGGCTGTTACAGTGCCAATATGGCAATGAGTGAGGCTGATCTTATGATCGCATTTGGCCCACGTTTTGATGATCGCGTTACAGGAAAACTGAGCGAATTTGCCAAACATGCCAAAATCATTCATGTCGATATTGATCCTAGTAGCATTGGAAAAATTGTTCCGATTGATTACCCCATAGTAGGTGATCTTAAAAACGTTGTTGAAGCGATGATTCCTCTGGCAAAAGAGCAAATCGATGAGAGTAAATACAAACCATGGCGCGATCTGTTAAAGCGCTACGATGAGATTCATCCTCTTAAATACGAAGACTCAAATGAGATTCTTAAACCGCAATGGGCGATTGAGCGCGTAGGGCAATTACTCGGCGATAAAGCCATTATCTGTACTGACGTTGGGCAACACCAAATGTGGGCAGCACAGTTTTATCCTTTTTCCTACCCTCGCCAATGGCTCAGCAGCGGCGGACTTGGAACAATGGGGTATGGACTTCCTGCCGCCATTGGTGCGAAAGTAGCCGTTCCTTCTAAAACCGTTATTAACTTTACGGGCGATGGCTCCATTTTGATGAACATTCAAGAGTTAATGACCGCGGTTGAAAACAAAGTTGCAGTGGTTAACATCATTTTAAACAACCAATTTTTAGGTATGGTTCGCCAATGGCAAACGTTCTTTTACAATAAACGCTACTCGTCAACCGACCTTTCCGTTCAACCTGATTTTGTCAAATTGGTGGAGAGTTTTGGCGGCCGTGGCTTTAGGGTTACCACCAAAGATGAGTTTGACAAAGCCCTTAAAGAAGCGATTGAGAGTAACACGGTCTGTATGATCGATGTTCAAGTCGACCGTTTTGAGAATGTTTTACCGATGGTTCCAGCAGGTGGAACGCTTTACAATATGATGCTTGAGTATAAGGAGTAAGCGATGGAACATATCAGAAGAGTTTTATCGGTTATCGTTTTAAACGAAGATGGCGTTTTATCGCGCATATCGGGTCTTTTTGCAGGTCGTGGGTACAACATTGATTCCCTCACCGTGGCTCCTATACCCAAAACAAATCTATCGAGGTTGACGATTGTCACCTCAGGCAGTACGCCTGTTTTGGAACAGATCGTTAAACAGTTGCATAAGCTGATTCCGACCTATAAAGTCATTGAATCAGGTCAGTTTGTTGAAAAAGAGATGGCGCTTGTTAAAATTCCCCTCAGTGAAGATTTTAACGGTCTTGATGCGATGCTTAAAGCGTACAATGGAACGATTGCGAGTAGTGGTGAGGATTTTATCGTTGTTATGGTTGCAGATGATTACGATCGCATCG from Sulfurospirillum multivorans DSM 12446 carries:
- a CDS encoding energy-coupling factor ABC transporter ATP-binding protein produces the protein MSCSVNIKNLSTSRDGVRLYENVTLDVSHKEKIAIIGPNGCGKTTLLEIIAGLRPLEEGTLELFHQPMRSLDEFKSMRHLIGYLFQDSDNQFLAPVVEDDVAFSLLASGVSKEEARLKTAMMLQDLGISHLAKKIVYHLSGGEKKLVALAGVLIMEPKLMLLDEPTNGLDQAMQLRLIDILGRIDKSIIIVSHHKEFIELVVEKIYEITPNGLSCSVNLKNESNHHHDHGDHPHSH
- the pdxA gene encoding 4-hydroxythreonine-4-phosphate dehydrogenase — protein: MKKIAISIGDLNGIGLEIALRSHNEVKKHCYPLYCINENMLGWGAALLGLDVPSDFEIRDCGKVFEIEPGVCSAEAGESSYDSFITAVALAKSNEVSGIVTLPINKESWAMAGLEYKGHTDALSDLLGCEAIMMLGCEEMFTILYTHHIPLRDVPHEIKAKKLKPFLLKVYEELGAERIAVLGLNPHAGDHGVIGDEDAEIEKAILKVNHFLEREVFVGPLVPDIAFSKNNRENFTYFVCMYHDQGLIPLKTLYFDESINVSLNAGVVRTSVDHGTAFDIAYKEGNPSCLSYINAIKEAVKLSSGKEPLLTF
- a CDS encoding pyridoxine 5'-phosphate synthase produces the protein MLLGVNIDHIAVLREARKINDPDPLDAISLVKRAGADQITIHLREDRRHINDDDAKKIIETSQLPINLECSITPEIIEKVIELRPHRATLVPEKREEVTTEGGLDVVKNKEVIKAIAQRLKKEQIELSLFIDPTNAMIEAAKEIQAEWIELHTGSYANIYAMLYSNLSRSRHSIKALELDRESLHVKLLEATHELERASKLAHQLGLKVAAGHGLNYQNVKRILEINEISELNIGQSIIARAVFVGFEQAVKEMLGLMR
- a CDS encoding cytochrome b/b6 domain-containing protein — translated: MNKRIHEVFVWPLCTRIIHWIMATSFLLSFGTSFFHYLFRWHLAFGLIFGIVLLFRLIWGFVGPNYATFKTFTLSPKELQEYFVQKVQNRWRKIHAGHNAASSWFTLIVLGLGSWIVLSGLLLQGIQEGSGIFKELNEHYFQFSSILLSLHEVLSYLLFIWALIHIVGVLIEQFYHKTHMLFAMITGYKKAEGNDARVSMVRHLFAYAVIGLSMVTLYNVACSNETFLTQSRFEKRDFQAENPAFFEKCSTCHKLYPPFMLPHDSWVRLMEGLDNHFGEQIRENNITKSEQMSIKAYLLSHSAESSSHKVSFKTLESLGEMRPISMSKVPYWRETHKSIDKNIYHSLHVKDASNCFACHPDFEYGILDNTRIHIPNSH
- a CDS encoding c-type cytochrome; translated protein: MKKMNLALSLIALVVLSGCGDKPKSDVMKYKYTPDQVYKETCLHCHGPKGEGVAEKKGPALTKQSVQELEMSLFDIKNGGLGQSTATEHDVMEHNMKKLAEKGYDYDIKMMANYIHNSFNGLK
- a CDS encoding NAD(P)/FAD-dependent oxidoreductase; this translates as MKSDKIIEEILFEIEKHEGGMSRRHAMKLLAASPIAASVIASATIATEAEASSSNATGKIVIVGGGLAGVATAAKLTNRLANPDITLIEPNPQSVSYQPGQTLIAAGVWEKSDITYETANFIPKGVKWIKDSVVSFDPQNNKVKTADGTEISYDYLVVAMGLTLNFGAIKGLEGEITSMGANDVVRKKVGKDGVYSVYFADGAVDTKKGIEELIAKAKAHKGPEKLQAIFTDPDTAIKCGGAPKKIMYITHDLLKKAGVRDKVELTFCPSGDKMFGVPEYNAAIFEQFKVRDFKWEFKTNLVAIDTEKKMATFEKKWLEKGEYDEDLKEYTMVSMSKLVEKKYDFIHITPPQKAPDFVGKSPVGSSKGWIPVVKETLQHVTYKNIFALGDVAAVPMGKTGGSARKQYNVVAENLIAVMEKQEKLPAAYDGYTVCPLITSIGTVALLEFNWTAKPAPSFPLDPTQERWIWWLLKVYALKPMTIYGMLSGRA
- a CDS encoding Ppx/GppA phosphatase family protein, with the translated sequence MIGCDLGSNTLRIVEIACESKTRVKAFERIVRTAKDLHVTGMISEISKQNILNALEEASKVFDFQQEKCFCVTTEAMRVASNAKAILDEIEARFGLHFEIISGEREAHLTSLAIEHALKREGFEHQTYALFDLGGGSTELTFCLNGIKQSQSFPFGIINTAERYTQDLEAHVARIVESISPFAQTQPDISSTFLQLVTTAGTPTTVAAFLEGLDYAHYDANKVNGKILHVKDFEEAYQRLSCMNESDAERFTGTNRRDLVVVGILIVKAMMRKLGFEKCIVVDDGLREGVVLEQCYNLARS
- a CDS encoding acetolactate synthase large subunit: MELSGSQMVIEALRKENVSVVFGYPGGAIMNVYDEVYKQNYFKHILTRHEQAALHAADGYARASGEVGVAFVTSGPGFTNAVTGLATAYMDSIPMVVISGQVPISMIGTDAFQEIDAVGISRPCVKHNYLVKDVKDLPRILKEAFYIARSGRPGPVHVDIPKDVTAQMGHFAYPSEIKMQTYKPTYKGNPRQIKKAIEAIQAAKRPVLYIGGGAINSNASAEVREFAKLCGIPAVETLMARGVMGDENPLLLGMLGMHGCYSANMAMSEADLMIAFGPRFDDRVTGKLSEFAKHAKIIHVDIDPSSIGKIVPIDYPIVGDLKNVVEAMIPLAKEQIDESKYKPWRDLLKRYDEIHPLKYEDSNEILKPQWAIERVGQLLGDKAIICTDVGQHQMWAAQFYPFSYPRQWLSSGGLGTMGYGLPAAIGAKVAVPSKTVINFTGDGSILMNIQELMTAVENKVAVVNIILNNQFLGMVRQWQTFFYNKRYSSTDLSVQPDFVKLVESFGGRGFRVTTKDEFDKALKEAIESNTVCMIDVQVDRFENVLPMVPAGGTLYNMMLEYKE
- the ilvN gene encoding acetolactate synthase small subunit, with product MRRVLSVIVLNEDGVLSRISGLFAGRGYNIDSLTVAPIPKTNLSRLTIVTSGSTPVLEQIVKQLHKLIPTYKVIESGQFVEKEMALVKIPLSEDFNGLDAMLKAYNGTIASSGEDFIVVMVADDYDRIDNFLKAVKKYNPTDIVRSGSVAMDI